A genomic window from Streptomyces sp. 846.5 includes:
- the rny gene encoding ribonuclease Y — MEIALVVLAGLALAAMLYAVFTHRRRSREEAAGLRTEWERRELRSTERERRLDEEQRRLHACAVDAAEIQAVLARQREELRAEAALAEAERRLALERVAGLTSAQARAEIVRAAEEQAKREAVRTVREIERKARVEGEARAREIVATAVQRVAAQQTAESVVATVRLPGDDMKGRIIGREGRNIRSFESVTGVSLVIDDTPASVLLSCFDPVRREVGRLTLETLVADGRIQPLRIEEEYERSLAAVERQCERAAEDALAEVGVGEMHPELLRLLGRLRYRTSYGQNVLGHLVESAHIAGMMAAELRVDPALVKRCTLLHDVGKAVTHEVEGSHALIGAELARRYGEAEEVVHAIEAHHNEVDPQTVEAVLTQAADACSGGRPGARRESLELYARRLERLEQIARRHEGVHKVFAMQAGREVRVMVLPEAVDDLQAQVIARDVAKQVEEELTYPGQIRITVIRESRATEFAR, encoded by the coding sequence ATGGAGATCGCGCTTGTCGTATTGGCCGGTCTGGCCCTGGCGGCGATGCTGTACGCCGTTTTCACCCATCGCCGCCGCAGTCGCGAGGAAGCAGCCGGACTGCGCACCGAATGGGAACGCCGCGAACTCCGCAGTACCGAGCGCGAACGACGGCTGGACGAGGAGCAGCGGCGGCTGCACGCCTGTGCGGTGGACGCGGCCGAGATCCAGGCGGTACTCGCCAGGCAGCGCGAGGAGTTGCGGGCCGAGGCGGCGCTGGCGGAGGCCGAACGGCGGCTGGCCCTGGAGCGGGTCGCCGGTCTGACCAGCGCTCAGGCCAGGGCCGAGATCGTGCGTGCGGCCGAGGAACAGGCCAAGCGGGAGGCGGTCCGTACGGTCCGCGAGATCGAGCGCAAGGCCCGTGTCGAGGGCGAGGCCCGGGCCCGGGAGATCGTCGCCACCGCCGTCCAGCGGGTGGCCGCCCAGCAGACCGCCGAGTCGGTGGTCGCCACGGTGCGGCTGCCGGGGGACGACATGAAGGGCCGGATCATCGGCCGCGAGGGCCGCAACATCCGCTCCTTCGAGTCCGTCACCGGTGTCAGCCTGGTGATCGACGACACCCCCGCCTCCGTCCTGCTGTCCTGCTTCGACCCGGTGCGCCGGGAGGTCGGCCGGCTCACCCTGGAGACGCTGGTCGCGGACGGCAGGATCCAGCCGCTGCGGATAGAGGAGGAGTACGAGCGCAGCCTCGCCGCGGTGGAGCGGCAGTGCGAGCGGGCAGCCGAGGACGCGCTCGCCGAGGTCGGCGTCGGCGAGATGCACCCGGAGCTGCTGCGGCTGCTGGGCCGACTCCGCTACCGCACCTCCTACGGCCAGAACGTGCTGGGCCACCTGGTCGAGTCCGCCCACATCGCCGGGATGATGGCCGCGGAGCTGCGGGTGGACCCGGCGCTGGTGAAGCGCTGCACGCTGCTCCACGACGTGGGCAAGGCGGTCACCCACGAGGTGGAGGGCAGTCATGCGCTGATCGGCGCCGAGTTGGCGCGGCGCTACGGCGAGGCCGAGGAAGTCGTGCATGCGATAGAGGCGCACCACAACGAGGTCGACCCGCAGACCGTCGAAGCGGTGCTGACGCAGGCGGCGGACGCCTGCTCCGGCGGGAGGCCCGGCGCGCGCCGGGAGTCGCTGGAGCTGTACGCCCGTCGGCTGGAGCGGCTGGAGCAGATCGCCCGCCGCCACGAGGGCGTGCACAAGGTCTTCGCCATGCAGGCCGGGCGGGAGGTCAGGGTGATGGTGCTGCCGGAGGCCGTGGACGACCTCCAGGCGCAGGTCATCGCCAGGGACGTGGCCAAGCAGGTGGAGGAGGAGCTGACCTATCCCGGGCAGATTCGGATCACCGTGATACGGGAGAGTCGGGCCACCGAGTTCGCCCGGTAG
- a CDS encoding cysteine dioxygenase, whose protein sequence is MSTTRTRTGTPTPTLTEMLDFVRATAADPQALALLPLDPERRTWVRLEGPLGSEAWLIGWPPRSETGWHDHGGSSGAFVTADGELSELSLGLPIPTDGWRSLELEQGVDRQRSLPEGRGRSFGPHHVHQVINPSEDRHAVSVHCYYPPLPRLRRYERSGDVLRLALVEIPEEW, encoded by the coding sequence ATGTCGACCACCCGTACCCGCACAGGAACGCCGACCCCCACCCTCACCGAGATGCTGGACTTCGTCAGGGCGACCGCCGCGGATCCGCAGGCGCTGGCACTGCTGCCGCTCGACCCCGAGCGGCGCACCTGGGTCCGGCTCGAAGGTCCGCTCGGGAGCGAGGCCTGGCTCATCGGCTGGCCGCCCCGGTCGGAGACCGGCTGGCACGACCACGGCGGCTCCAGCGGGGCCTTCGTCACGGCGGACGGGGAGCTCAGCGAGCTGTCGCTGGGGCTGCCCATCCCCACCGACGGCTGGCGCAGCCTGGAACTGGAGCAGGGGGTCGACCGACAGCGCAGCCTGCCCGAGGGCCGGGGCCGGTCCTTCGGTCCGCACCATGTGCACCAGGTGATCAACCCCTCCGAGGATCGGCACGCCGTCTCGGTGCACTGCTACTACCCGCCGCTGCCCAGGCTGCGACGCTATGAGCGCAGCGGCGACGTGCTGCGGCTGGCGCTGGTCGAGATCCCCGAGGAGTGGTGA
- a CDS encoding rhodanese-like domain-containing protein, which produces MAVGIDELLEREREQLDRLSPEEAAAAVSESGAVLVDIRYAALRERDGTVPGALVVERNELEWRLDPLCDYRLPEATGHDLHIIVLCNEGYASSLAARSLQALGLRRATDLIGGFQAWAAAGLPVTAPGQGGF; this is translated from the coding sequence ATGGCGGTCGGCATCGATGAGCTGCTCGAACGCGAGCGCGAACAGCTGGACCGGCTGAGCCCCGAAGAGGCCGCTGCGGCGGTGTCGGAGTCTGGGGCTGTGCTGGTGGACATCCGCTACGCGGCGCTCCGGGAGCGGGACGGGACCGTCCCCGGCGCGCTGGTGGTGGAGCGGAACGAACTGGAGTGGCGTCTCGACCCACTGTGCGACTACCGGCTGCCCGAGGCGACCGGGCACGACCTGCACATCATCGTGCTCTGCAACGAGGGCTACGCCTCCAGCCTGGCGGCCCGCTCACTGCAGGCGCTGGGGCTGCGCCGGGCCACCGACCTGATCGGCGGGTTCCAGGCGTGGGCGGCGGCCGGCCTTCCGGTTACGGCGCCCGGACAAGGGGGTTTCTGA
- a CDS encoding S8 family serine peptidase — protein sequence MSEEWGVDRGAGRTAGLARCAAVLALAGVLLGGAVPYDSAGARLSLSYLVVGRQNGPGALPALERAVRDGGGRVAAAYPRIGTVLAYSADTDFATRVRRAPGVLVAGASRTAPFADPGTGGSGSVATGVSGPGPAGQGPTAQDALPRDDTPPAPDPHGQPQWNQRMLAGGPLPAAARLRGTVVAVLDSGVDDTHPDLRQAVDPSRSASCATGSPDSAPGAWRPDPEVGESGHGTHVSGIIAADRPGDGVVGVAPGVRIAAVRLLGPAGQYYGENMVCGFLWAADHGARVINDSYFSDPWKYNCPENPDQAAVIAAVARAVAYAQQRGAVVVASAGNDAQDLGAPRTDDRSPNDRADGAPQPDRHLGAECIRLPGGLPGVVDVTAVDADGSLAGYSNWGAGRVQLAAPGGDPDGGPDQSVVSDWPGGGYAALAGTSMAAAHVSAAAAVEAALHPQAGSAELVRLLEQSALPVQCPSGKVGGSGCPGAAYYGYGLVELPTH from the coding sequence GTGAGCGAGGAATGGGGAGTGGACCGCGGCGCGGGCCGCACCGCCGGGCTCGCCCGCTGTGCCGCCGTGCTGGCGCTGGCCGGGGTGCTGCTCGGCGGCGCGGTCCCCTACGACTCCGCCGGAGCCCGGCTCTCGCTCAGCTACCTGGTGGTGGGCCGTCAGAACGGCCCCGGCGCGCTGCCGGCCCTGGAACGTGCCGTGCGCGACGGCGGCGGCCGGGTGGCCGCCGCCTACCCCCGGATCGGCACGGTGCTGGCGTACTCCGCCGACACGGACTTCGCCACGAGGGTGCGCAGGGCTCCGGGTGTGCTGGTCGCCGGCGCGAGCCGGACCGCTCCGTTCGCGGATCCCGGGACCGGCGGGTCCGGCTCGGTCGCCACCGGCGTGTCCGGACCCGGCCCCGCCGGGCAGGGCCCGACCGCCCAGGACGCCCTGCCCCGCGACGACACCCCACCCGCGCCCGACCCGCACGGGCAGCCGCAGTGGAACCAGCGGATGCTGGCGGGCGGCCCGCTCCCCGCCGCGGCCAGGTTGCGCGGCACCGTGGTCGCGGTGCTCGACTCCGGGGTCGACGACACCCATCCGGACCTGCGCCAGGCCGTCGATCCGAGCCGTTCGGCCTCCTGCGCCACCGGCAGTCCGGACAGCGCCCCCGGCGCCTGGCGGCCCGACCCCGAGGTGGGCGAGAGCGGCCACGGCACCCATGTCAGCGGCATCATCGCCGCCGACCGTCCCGGCGACGGCGTGGTCGGCGTGGCTCCGGGCGTACGGATCGCCGCCGTACGGCTGCTGGGCCCGGCCGGGCAGTACTACGGCGAGAACATGGTCTGCGGCTTCCTCTGGGCGGCCGACCACGGCGCCCGGGTGATCAACGACAGCTACTTCTCCGACCCGTGGAAGTACAACTGCCCCGAGAATCCGGACCAGGCCGCCGTCATCGCCGCCGTCGCCCGGGCGGTGGCCTACGCCCAGCAGCGCGGCGCCGTGGTGGTCGCCTCGGCCGGCAACGACGCCCAGGACCTGGGCGCGCCGCGCACCGACGACCGCAGCCCCAACGACCGGGCCGACGGCGCCCCCCAGCCCGACCGCCATCTCGGCGCCGAGTGCATCCGTCTCCCCGGCGGCCTGCCCGGAGTGGTCGACGTGACCGCCGTGGACGCCGACGGCAGCCTCGCCGGGTACTCCAACTGGGGTGCGGGCCGGGTGCAGCTGGCGGCGCCGGGCGGGGACCCCGACGGCGGACCCGACCAGTCGGTGGTGTCCGACTGGCCCGGCGGCGGCTACGCGGCCCTGGCCGGCACCTCCATGGCCGCCGCCCATGTCAGCGCCGCCGCCGCGGTGGAGGCGGCACTGCACCCGCAGGCCGGCAGCGCGGAGCTGGTGCGGCTGCTGGAGCAGTCGGCGCTCCCGGTGCAGTGCCCGTCCGGGAAGGTGGGCGGCAGCGGCTGCCCGGGTGCGGCGTACTACGGCTACGGTCTGGTCGAACTGCCGACCCACTAG
- a CDS encoding DUF3046 domain-containing protein, giving the protein MRLTEFWKRMDAHFGAAYAESFARDHVMTELGGRTVHQALDAGWEAKDVWRVVCAVMDVPISLR; this is encoded by the coding sequence ATGCGCTTGACGGAGTTCTGGAAGAGGATGGACGCCCACTTCGGGGCGGCGTACGCGGAAAGCTTCGCGCGGGACCATGTGATGACCGAGCTGGGCGGCCGCACGGTGCATCAGGCCCTGGACGCGGGCTGGGAGGCCAAGGACGTCTGGCGGGTGGTCTGCGCCGTCATGGACGTGCCGATATCGCTGCGGTGA
- a CDS encoding FAD-dependent monooxygenase: MDPVIIVGAGPVGLALALALARHQVPTVVLDDGAGVSPEGARSTVLRADTTEFLARIGYARVAADGRAWTSWRTLRRNRELLHLPLPDDELLHLAQHRLERGLRDAVSATPLIELVHDSPVSEIEQDEDGVSVHARRTWWRGSHLVGCDGPRSTVRKQLQLRFPGRTAADHYAVATVRVDLPFPGEARLHRDAHSDRAQVSREVTARPLPDGVWRLDWRLPVRQRPLAPDALVEQLQATLASWHEGTVPGYELVTTADYTVQQRLATRFQVGRVFLAGDAAHLLGALGMQNLDEGLRDADNLAWKLALVWHNCATERLLTTYQQERRSSVIARLRAVDQAMPLLEPATPLLEARRSVLSGSLRRNATLLSDGSLGRGRLGAAPAYPERNRPSLSPALSPTSPGVLVPDVPVVTPDGSTDRLRARLGRGFLVVLVAPGTGVWAVEHWLSAGLMPQLSEATRALPLPAELLVTEEYPSAPPHTVLLIRPDGHLVAALRGCRPDDLWALADRARGGSAELPTPRAAGAARPADARVGSDRARA, translated from the coding sequence GTGGACCCCGTGATCATCGTCGGCGCCGGCCCGGTCGGGCTGGCGCTGGCCCTGGCGCTCGCGCGCCACCAGGTGCCCACCGTCGTTCTGGACGACGGCGCCGGAGTGTCCCCCGAGGGGGCGCGCTCGACCGTGCTGCGCGCCGACACCACCGAGTTCCTGGCCAGGATCGGCTACGCCCGGGTCGCCGCAGACGGCCGCGCCTGGACCTCCTGGCGCACCCTGCGGCGCAACCGCGAACTGCTGCACCTGCCGCTGCCCGACGACGAACTGCTGCACCTGGCGCAGCACCGGCTGGAGCGCGGGCTGCGCGACGCCGTGTCCGCGACCCCGCTGATCGAGCTGGTCCACGACTCGCCGGTCAGCGAGATCGAACAGGACGAGGACGGGGTCAGCGTGCACGCCCGGCGCACCTGGTGGCGCGGCAGCCATCTGGTGGGCTGCGACGGACCGCGCTCCACCGTGCGCAAGCAGCTGCAGCTGCGCTTCCCCGGGCGGACCGCCGCCGACCACTACGCCGTCGCCACCGTCCGCGTCGACCTCCCCTTCCCCGGCGAGGCCCGGCTGCACCGGGACGCGCACAGCGACCGGGCCCAGGTCAGCCGCGAGGTGACCGCCCGCCCGCTGCCGGACGGCGTCTGGCGGCTCGACTGGCGGCTGCCGGTCCGGCAGCGGCCGCTCGCCCCCGACGCCCTGGTCGAGCAGCTCCAGGCCACCCTGGCCAGCTGGCACGAGGGCACCGTTCCCGGGTACGAGCTGGTCACCACCGCCGACTACACGGTGCAGCAGCGGCTGGCCACCCGCTTCCAGGTCGGCCGGGTCTTCCTGGCCGGAGACGCGGCGCACCTGCTCGGCGCGCTCGGGATGCAGAACCTGGACGAGGGCCTGCGCGACGCCGACAACCTGGCCTGGAAACTCGCCCTGGTCTGGCACAACTGCGCCACCGAACGGCTGCTGACGACCTATCAGCAGGAGCGCCGCAGCTCGGTGATCGCCCGTCTGCGGGCGGTCGACCAGGCCATGCCACTGTTGGAACCGGCCACCCCGCTGCTGGAGGCCCGGCGCAGCGTGCTCTCCGGATCGCTGCGCCGCAACGCGACCCTGCTGTCCGACGGGAGCCTGGGACGCGGCCGGCTCGGCGCGGCCCCGGCCTACCCCGAGCGGAACCGCCCGTCGCTGAGCCCGGCACTGTCGCCGACCAGCCCGGGAGTGCTGGTCCCCGATGTGCCGGTGGTGACCCCGGACGGCTCCACCGACCGGCTGCGGGCCAGGCTGGGCCGGGGCTTCCTGGTGGTGCTGGTCGCACCGGGCACCGGGGTGTGGGCGGTCGAGCACTGGCTCAGCGCCGGTCTGATGCCGCAGCTCAGCGAGGCCACGAGGGCGCTGCCGCTGCCCGCCGAACTGCTGGTCACCGAGGAGTACCCGTCCGCGCCGCCGCACACGGTGCTGCTGATCCGCCCGGACGGCCATCTGGTCGCCGCGCTCCGCGGCTGCCGTCCGGACGATCTGTGGGCGCTCGCCGACCGGGCCCGCGGCGGCTCCGCCGAGCTGCCGACGCCGCGGGCCGCCGGTGCGGCCCGGCCCGCCGACGCGCGCGTCGGCAGTGACCGGGCCCGGGCCTGA
- the recA gene encoding recombinase RecA: MAANDRERALETALAQIERQFGKGSVMRLGDETRAPIEVIPTGSIALDIALGVGGLPRGRVVEVYGPESSGKTTLTLHAVANAQKAGGVVAFIDAEHALDPDYAKKLGVDLDSLLISQPDTGEQALEITDMLIRSGAVDLIVIDSVAALVPRAEIEGEMGDSHVGLQARLMSQALRKITGALSQSNTTLIFINQLREKVGVMFGSPETTTGGRALKFYASVRLDIRRIETLKDGTEAVGNRTRVKVVKNKVASPFKQAEFDIIYGQGISREGGLIDMGVEQGFVRKAGAWYTYEGDQLGQGKENARNFLRDNPELADEIETKIKEKLGVGPRKVEGAAPAVKEITPVVKSVTTRASKARAEKAAAAAATPAVPEPAAAEAAPAAPAKSAEPVAAAAKS, encoded by the coding sequence ATGGCAGCGAATGACCGCGAGCGGGCCCTCGAGACCGCGCTCGCCCAGATTGAACGGCAGTTCGGCAAGGGCTCGGTGATGCGCCTCGGCGACGAGACGCGCGCCCCGATCGAGGTCATCCCGACCGGCTCGATCGCGCTGGACATCGCCCTCGGCGTCGGCGGCCTGCCGCGCGGCCGGGTGGTGGAGGTGTACGGCCCGGAGTCCTCCGGCAAGACCACGCTCACCCTGCACGCGGTGGCCAACGCCCAGAAGGCCGGCGGCGTCGTCGCCTTCATCGACGCCGAGCACGCGCTCGACCCCGACTACGCCAAGAAGCTCGGCGTGGACCTCGACAGCCTGCTGATCTCCCAGCCGGACACCGGCGAGCAGGCGCTGGAGATCACGGACATGCTGATCCGTTCCGGTGCGGTCGACCTGATCGTCATCGACTCGGTGGCGGCGCTGGTGCCCCGCGCCGAGATCGAGGGCGAGATGGGCGACTCGCACGTCGGTTTGCAGGCCCGGCTGATGAGCCAGGCGCTGCGCAAGATCACCGGTGCGCTGAGCCAGTCCAACACCACCCTGATCTTCATCAACCAGCTCCGGGAGAAGGTCGGCGTGATGTTCGGCTCCCCGGAGACCACCACCGGTGGCCGGGCGCTGAAGTTCTACGCCTCGGTGCGGCTGGACATCCGCCGGATCGAGACCCTGAAGGACGGCACTGAGGCGGTCGGCAACCGCACCCGGGTCAAGGTGGTCAAGAACAAGGTCGCCTCGCCGTTCAAGCAGGCCGAGTTCGACATCATCTACGGCCAGGGCATCAGCCGCGAGGGCGGCCTGATCGACATGGGCGTGGAGCAGGGCTTCGTGCGCAAGGCCGGCGCCTGGTACACCTACGAGGGCGACCAGCTGGGCCAGGGCAAGGAGAACGCCCGCAACTTCCTCCGGGACAACCCCGAGCTGGCCGACGAGATCGAGACGAAGATCAAGGAGAAGCTCGGCGTCGGGCCGCGCAAGGTCGAGGGCGCCGCGCCCGCGGTCAAGGAGATCACCCCGGTGGTGAAGTCGGTGACCACCCGCGCCAGCAAGGCCAGGGCGGAGAAGGCGGCCGCCGCCGCGGCGACCCCCGCGGTTCCCGAGCCTGCTGCCGCGGAGGCGGCCCCGGCCGCTCCCGCGAAGTCGGCCGAGCCGGTGGCTGCCGCGGCCAAGTCCTGA
- the recX gene encoding recombination regulator RecX → MTVLPEREAWGPLDWSVNGVGGEGFDLLPADTEPLPDVPPVDEQPEEQAPDGLPGEPKDPVAQAKALCLRLLTGSSKTRKQLADAMRKREIPDDVAQEVLDRYEEVGLIDDSAFAGAWVESRHRGRGLARRALAMELRSRGVDNGVVAEAVAQLDPEREAETARELVERKLRSTRGLERQVRIRRLAGMLARRGYSEGLALRVVRAALDQEELDQEELEQQDGDPLE, encoded by the coding sequence CTGACCGTGCTGCCGGAACGTGAGGCCTGGGGGCCGCTCGACTGGTCGGTCAACGGTGTCGGCGGGGAGGGGTTCGACCTCCTCCCCGCCGACACCGAGCCCCTGCCTGACGTCCCGCCGGTGGACGAGCAGCCCGAGGAGCAGGCCCCCGACGGGCTCCCCGGTGAGCCGAAGGACCCGGTCGCGCAGGCGAAGGCGCTCTGCCTGCGGCTGCTCACCGGATCGTCGAAGACCCGGAAGCAGCTCGCCGACGCGATGCGCAAGCGGGAGATCCCGGACGACGTCGCCCAGGAGGTGCTCGACCGCTACGAGGAGGTCGGGCTGATCGACGACAGCGCCTTCGCCGGCGCCTGGGTCGAGTCGCGGCACCGCGGCCGGGGCCTGGCACGCCGGGCCCTGGCGATGGAGCTGCGCAGCCGGGGTGTGGACAACGGGGTGGTGGCCGAGGCCGTCGCCCAGCTGGATCCGGAGCGCGAGGCGGAGACGGCTCGCGAGCTGGTCGAGCGCAAGCTCCGTTCGACCCGGGGTCTGGAACGGCAGGTCCGGATCCGGCGCCTCGCCGGGATGCTGGCCCGGCGCGGCTATTCGGAGGGGCTGGCGCTGCGGGTCGTCCGCGCTGCGTTGGACCAGGAGGAGCTGGACCAGGAGGAGCTGGAGCAGCAGGACGGGGATCCACTGGAGTGA